One stretch of Acidobacteriota bacterium DNA includes these proteins:
- a CDS encoding 4-hydroxybenzoate octaprenyltransferase: protein MQSRPPDSASVRPLSGWRNLRVTLEMIKVEHSVFALPFALIGGLLAARGWPTGHQLLWIIVAMIGARSAAMSFNRLVDRRIDAANPRTAGRALPAGQLSVAYVAGFAVISSAVLVFAAAQLNPLALLLSPLALVILFAYSYTKRITFLSHLVLGFCLGIAPAAAWIAVRGTLNGEILLLTGAVTLWTAGFDVLYACQDIDFDRRTGLHSIPQRWGIARSLHVAILFHIVMLALLIWLAWISQLRWLSFLGLGVVGALLVYEHSLVKPDDLSKLDAAFFTTNGWIGLSLLLFWSADILWFLR from the coding sequence ATGCAATCCAGACCACCAGACTCCGCTTCGGTCCGGCCCCTGTCCGGTTGGCGCAATCTTCGCGTCACGCTGGAGATGATCAAGGTGGAGCACTCCGTCTTCGCGCTGCCCTTTGCGTTGATTGGCGGACTGCTTGCCGCGCGCGGCTGGCCTACGGGCCATCAACTTTTATGGATTATCGTCGCCATGATCGGCGCGCGCTCGGCGGCGATGAGTTTCAACCGCCTCGTGGACCGCCGCATTGACGCCGCCAATCCACGCACCGCCGGCCGCGCTCTGCCCGCCGGACAATTGAGCGTAGCGTACGTCGCAGGATTCGCTGTGATTTCTTCCGCGGTCCTGGTCTTCGCCGCGGCGCAACTGAATCCATTGGCATTGTTACTTTCGCCTTTGGCGCTGGTCATATTATTCGCATACTCCTACACCAAGCGCATCACCTTCCTTTCGCATCTCGTACTCGGGTTCTGCCTGGGCATCGCGCCCGCCGCCGCCTGGATCGCCGTGCGCGGCACGCTGAACGGCGAGATCCTTCTGCTGACCGGAGCGGTAACGCTGTGGACGGCCGGCTTCGACGTACTCTACGCCTGCCAGGATATCGACTTCGATCGGCGCACGGGGCTGCACAGTATTCCGCAACGCTGGGGGATTGCGCGCTCGCTTCATGTCGCCATCTTGTTTCACATTGTGATGCTGGCGTTGCTGATCTGGCTGGCCTGGATTTCACAACTGCGCTGGCTCAGTTTTCTGGGACTCGGCGTGGTTGGCGCGCTGCTCGTCTATGAGCACAGCCTGGTGAAGCCGGACGATCTTTCAAAGTTGGACGCCGCGTTCTTCACCACCAACGGCTGGATCGGCTTGAGTTTGTTGCTCTTCTGGAGCGCTGATATACTCTGGTTCTTAAGGTAG
- the larB gene encoding nickel pincer cofactor biosynthesis protein LarB: MTERQILKLLEDVRSGKLTPLRAAAKLKHLPFEDLDFAKIDHHRMLRQGMTETVYGAGKTPEQIERIVRQMMKRSPNVLVTRASAAAAARLKRLTKHAVFHALSGCIAIHRDHEVHGKGKILVASAGSSDIPVAEEAIITAELLGNEVAHIYDVGVAGIHRLLHHHAQLVEARVIICAAGMEGALPSVVAGLVAVPVIAVPTSIGYGASFGGVAALLGMLNSCSSNVAVVNIDNGFGAGCLAALINRL, from the coding sequence ATGACGGAACGGCAGATTCTCAAACTGCTCGAGGATGTGCGCAGCGGCAAGCTCACACCTCTGCGCGCCGCCGCCAAACTAAAGCATCTGCCGTTCGAGGACCTGGACTTCGCCAAAATCGATCATCATCGCATGTTGCGACAAGGCATGACCGAGACCGTCTACGGAGCGGGGAAGACGCCGGAACAGATCGAGCGGATTGTGCGGCAAATGATGAAGCGTTCGCCGAACGTGCTGGTAACGCGTGCCAGCGCGGCGGCGGCCGCACGCTTGAAACGGTTGACGAAGCACGCCGTTTTTCACGCGCTCTCCGGCTGCATCGCCATTCATCGCGATCACGAGGTGCACGGCAAGGGAAAGATTCTGGTGGCCTCGGCGGGATCGTCGGATATTCCTGTGGCGGAAGAGGCGATCATCACGGCGGAACTGCTGGGCAATGAAGTCGCCCATATTTACGACGTGGGCGTGGCGGGGATTCACCGGCTGCTGCATCACCACGCACAGCTCGTGGAGGCCCGCGTGATCATCTGCGCTGCCGGGATGGAGGGCGCGCTGCCCAGCGTGGTCGCCGGACTGGTGGCCGTCCCGGTAATCGCCGTGCCCACCAGCATTGGTTACGGCGCCAGCTTCGGCGGCGTTGCCGCGCTGCTCGGTATGCTGAATAGCTGCTCGAGCAACGTGGCCGTAGTCAACATTGACAACGGCTTCGGCGCTGGCTGTCTGGCCGCGCTCATCAATCGTTTATAA
- a CDS encoding type II toxin-antitoxin system Phd/YefM family antitoxin, which produces MASSAKAACEQYVVDRMGKKKGVILSLAKYEQLLEDIHDLAVVAERRDERPINLKEMRRRLKQNGPV; this is translated from the coding sequence ATGGCGTCGAGTGCAAAAGCTGCTTGTGAACAATATGTTGTAGACCGCATGGGCAAAAAGAAGGGAGTGATTCTGTCGCTGGCGAAATATGAGCAGTTGCTGGAGGATATCCACGACTTGGCTGTTGTCGCCGAACGCCGCGATGAAAGGCCCATCAACCTGAAAGAGATGAGACGCCGACTCAAGCAAAATGGACCTGTATAG
- a CDS encoding type II toxin-antitoxin system RelE/ParE family toxin — MDLYSVVLKPTVEKDLRRLPGPITLRVMERIQGLASEPFPPGSIKLSGTEKLCRLRVGDYRIIYEVDRAARVVTVD, encoded by the coding sequence ATGGACCTGTATAGCGTTGTCCTCAAGCCTACGGTTGAAAAAGATCTGCGTCGGCTGCCCGGCCCGATCACCCTCCGCGTTATGGAACGCATCCAAGGCTTGGCGAGCGAGCCGTTCCCGCCTGGCAGCATAAAACTTTCCGGCACAGAGAAACTTTGTCGACTACGAGTAGGTGATTACCGGATCATCTATGAAGTAGATAGAGCCGCCCGCGTCGTTACAGTGGACTAA